A genomic window from Quercus lobata isolate SW786 chromosome 10, ValleyOak3.0 Primary Assembly, whole genome shotgun sequence includes:
- the LOC115963678 gene encoding ubiquitin-conjugating enzyme E2 2-like → MSTPSRKRLMRDFKRLQQDPPAGISGAPQDNNIMLWNAVIFGPDDTPWDGGTFKLTLQFTEDYPNKPPTVRFVSRMFHPNIYADGSICLDILQNQWSPIYDVAAILTSIQSLLCDPNPNSPANSEAARMFSENKREYNRRVREIVEQSWTAD, encoded by the exons ATGTCGACTCCATCTAGGAAGAGGCTGATGAGAGATTTTAAGAGATTGCAACAAGACCCACCCGCAGGAATCAGCGGGGCACCCCAAGATAACAATATAATGCTTTGGAATGCTGTAATTTTTGG TCCTGATGATACACCATGGGATGGAG GCACGTTCAAGTTGACTCTGCAGTTCACAGAGGACTACCCAAACAAACCACCTACAGTGCGATTTGTTTCTCGAATGTTTCATCCAAATA TCTATGCTGATGGAAGTATTTGTTTGGACATTTTACAAAATCAGTGGAGTCCTATATATGATGTGGCAGCTATACTCACATCTATCCAG TCGCTGCTGTGTGACCCCAACCCCAACTCTCCTGCAAATTCAGAAGCTGCTCGGATGTTTAGCGAGAACAAACGTGAGTACAACCGAAGAGTGAGGGA